TCTCCATGATTTTCTTTGTGGTCGACGGATTCGGACAAGATGAGACGAGACTTGATCTTGAAGTTGTCTATCAATGCAGAGTCCCTATCGGTCATGCCAAGCAAAGCACCCGAACGAGCGATCATACCCCACCTCACGGGGTATCCGCTGGCGGTGATATAGCCTCCCATGTCACGCATATTGATCGAGCTGTCGGTGATGGGGAGTCGCGCAGCGGTGATGGCGGCCTGCCTGTCGTTGAAGACAAGGAGGAAAAACTTTCGAGAGACATCATCCGAAGCATCATAGGTCGCCATCTGATTGGAAATCATCTCGGTCATCATAGGCGAATCCGGGAAGCGGTGCGGGTTATCGGAGACAAAGATATCCACCTTGCCCTCCATCAGGGGCAAGGTCTCCCAGTGAATGACATAGTCTCCCACCTCGTTTCGCCTGGTATGGGTGTCTATGAAATGGGTTTGGGGTGCACAAGAAGTATGTCCTGATATTGCGACGAAAACACAAGACAAAAACAACAATCGATGCCATATCGATTTATATTTTGTTATGCACATAAAGCCTCCAAATGATCGAAAGTATAACTCTTAGATTTGCAGAAAAAAGGTACCTTTGCGAGGATTGTTCATCTCTCTACAAAACCTTCGGGTACAAAGATAATTAGAAGAATGAATTATCATAAACGCTTTGAGCTTTTTTACATTTATTAGAGATGTAATAGCACTATTTGCCAACCGGAGAATATATTTTGCACCCCCAAATGGGCTTGACAGCTCCCATCAACAAAAAACAATATGCCCCCCACCTCAGATAAATCAAGCGACACAGCCATCGTGCTGATCAATACGGGATCACCCCTCGCACTCACCCTCAAAGAGGTGCGACGCTACCTCATCAACTTCCTCACGGATCCTCGCATCATAGGGCTCGCTGCTCCGTTGCGTCACGCACTTGTCAGAGGCATCATTGCCCCTCTGAGAGCAAAGAAGTCCATCAAGAAGTACGAACGTATCTGGACAGACGAAGGACCACTCCTAAGGCTCTACTCCCATCGCCTTGCCAATAGGATGGAGACTCTCTCGGGTATCCCTGTCCGCTGTGCGATGAGGTACGAGCACAAGACAACAGAGATCATCCTGCGCGAACTCGTCTCGATGGGCAAGCGAGAGATCATCCTCGTACCCCTCTTCCCTCACTATGCGATGAGCAGTTACGAGACGGCGGTACTCCATGTCAGAGACATTGCACAGAAGTTGGGTGCGGAGCGACTCTCCCTGCGTTGTGTAGCCCCCTATCATGATCATCCTCTCTATGTCGAGAGTCTGGCTCGAAGCATCGCCACACAGACTCGTCCGGGAGATCACCTACTCTTCTCTTTCCACGGCATCCCACTTTATCAGGTGAAGCCCTACGTAGGCCAACCGATGAGAGACTATCCCCGACAGTGTAAGGCAACGGTGCGAGATGTGCTGGAGCACCCTGCCCTCTCCACCATCGATGGATTGACACACGAGATCTGCTATCAGTCACGTTTCGGTCATCACGAATGGCTCTCCCCTGCGACGACAGATCGCGTGAAAGCCCTACCCTCGGAGGGAAAGAAGCGCATCGTCGTGGTCTGCCCCTCCTTCATCTGCGACTGCTTGGAGAGTGTCGACGAGATCGGCTTCGAAGCAAAAGAAGATTACCTCCATGCCGGGGGCGAGGAATTGGTCTTCATCCCCTGTCTCAACGACAGTGAAGACATCGCCAAAGCCCTCTTGGATGTCGCATCTAATCCCTTATCTCTCTCCGAAGTCCTCCCGGCGGGTCTCTGACGTCTCGCCCGGAGAAGGGGAGCCCTCTTTCTCACGACCGATAAGTGAACGGCTCTAATTGGTGACAATCATAACCCACGGGATAAGAAGTCCACACTTCTTCCCGTGGGTTTTCTGTGTCTATGAGGCTCGACCCAAAAGCACAATACCCGAAAGCACAACAATATATCCCGACAAAAAAGTCGTTTGACTTGATGACGAAAGTCGTTTGACTTGTTTCATCAAGTCAAACGACTTAATTTCGACCCTTCCACAACCTTTTCCGAAAGCCTGACACTACTCGATGAAACAAGTCATACCTCTTTGATTGATAAGCCAAAGGCTGTTTGAACTCTGTCGTGGCGAAAAAAGTCTGTAAAGATGGGGACGGGAACAAAAAAAAACGCTTTGCCGCCTCCGGCACTTCATTTTGAAATGAGAGGGGATTTGAGGAGCTACCTGCTCCAAAAGGAAGAGCCGTCGACTACCACGTAATGGGTAGCCGACGGCTCTCGTAAAGGTGGGAGCGGTCGGGGGTCGACCGCTCCTTATGTAGTCCGAAAGGATTGCGCTTATTCAGCTGTTTGTTCGCCTTCGTTCCAGTTCATTGCAGCGAGACGCTTGTAAGTTGTATATCTGAACTTAGCGTTTTCTTCTGCAGCCTTGAAGAGTTCTTCTGCTTCGGCAGGGAACTGCTTGAGGAGTGCGTTGTAACGAACCTCTCCCTTGAGGAAGTCTTGGAAGAGTTCCCACTGTGGTTCCTTCGAGTCGATCTGGAATGGATTCTTACCTTCAGCTTCGAGCTGTGGGTTGTATCTCCAGAGGTGCCAGTAACCACACTCGACCGCACGCTTGGCTTCATTCTGAGTCTTACCCATACCTGCACGGAGACCGTGAGAGATACATGGAGAGTAAGCGATGACGATAGATGGTCCGTCGTATGCTTCGGCCTCCTTGATCGCCTTGAGGGTCTGAGCCTGGTTCGCACCCATTGCGACCTGTGCCACATAAACGTAACCGTAAGTGGTCGCAATGAGACCGAGGTCCTTCTTACGGATGCGCTTACCTGATGCGGCAAACTTAGCGATAGCACCTACCGGTGTAGACTTAGAGCTCTGACCACCTGTGTTTGAGTACACCTCGGTGTCGAGGACAAGGATGTTGACGTTCTCACCACTTGCGATGACGTGGTCAAGACCACCGAAGCCGATATCGTATGCCCAACCGTCACCACCGATGATCCACTGTGAACGCTTCACGAGATACTGTGACAAGTCACGGATGCCCTTGCAGTCAGGACAGATACCTGCAGCTACGAGCGGACGGATCTTCTCTGCGAGTTCTTGAGTCTTGGTACCGTCATTGCGGTTGTCAAGCCACTCTTGGAGAAGGGTCTTGAGTTCGGCAGGAGCGTTTTCGTTTTCGATGAGGTTCTTAGCGTGCTCAGCAAGACGATCGCGAAGCTTCTCTGTACCCATGAGCATACCGAGACCAAACTCTGCGTTGTCTTCGAAGAGAGAGTTAGCCCATGCAGGACCGTGCCCCTTTTCGTTTACGGTGTATGGAGTAGAAGGTGCCGAACCTGAGTAGATAGACGAACAACCTGTCGCGTTCGCTACCATCTGACGGTCACCGAAGAGCTGTGTGATGAGCTTGACGTATGGTGTCTCACCGCAACCTGCACATGCTCCGGAGAACTCGAACAGAGGCTGAGAGAACTGTGAGTTCTTGACATTAGCCGATACATCGACGAGGTGCGCCTTAGACTTGACAGACTTGACAGAGTAGTCCCAACGTGGCACTTCGTTCATCTGGCTTTCGATAGGCATCATTTCGAGGGCCTTACCATTCTTGTTGCCCGGACAGACATCAGCACAGTTGCCACAACCGAGACAGTCGAGGACATTGACCTGAATACGGAACTGCATATCTGCAAATGGCTTACCGATAGCCTTGAGAGTGTCGTAGCCTTCGGGCTTCTTGCCTTGCTCTGCCTCGTCGAGGACGAATGGACGGATCGTTGCGTGAGGACAGACGAATGCACACTGG
This is a stretch of genomic DNA from Porphyromonas cangingivalis. It encodes these proteins:
- the hemH gene encoding ferrochelatase, translating into MPPTSDKSSDTAIVLINTGSPLALTLKEVRRYLINFLTDPRIIGLAAPLRHALVRGIIAPLRAKKSIKKYERIWTDEGPLLRLYSHRLANRMETLSGIPVRCAMRYEHKTTEIILRELVSMGKREIILVPLFPHYAMSSYETAVLHVRDIAQKLGAERLSLRCVAPYHDHPLYVESLARSIATQTRPGDHLLFSFHGIPLYQVKPYVGQPMRDYPRQCKATVRDVLEHPALSTIDGLTHEICYQSRFGHHEWLSPATTDRVKALPSEGKKRIVVVCPSFICDCLESVDEIGFEAKEDYLHAGGEELVFIPCLNDSEDIAKALLDVASNPLSLSEVLPAGL